Part of the Temnothorax longispinosus isolate EJ_2023e chromosome 5, Tlon_JGU_v1, whole genome shotgun sequence genome is shown below.
aaaacactgtACATACATGctacattatacatacatctACATTTAGATGATACATACATCTACGTACACTTTGCTCCTGTAAACTTTgcatagaatttattattatgtagtGTTTGAAAGtttagaaatacaaattttacattctaagattatttttaaattgtgacATAAGATAAAGTAGATAAAATGTCTGATTTTGTTAGTTGGCATGCAAACTCCAAactccaaaaaattataaactaattgaaattaaagtaGAGAGTACGAATGTTCCACGATAAACAAAGTATTCCGTGCATAACACCATGAAAAACACCAAAATCAGACATACAtcctacatatttattttcatattttacttcACTTTATTCAGCCATCCATAATTTTGCACATCCAATCCCGTACGCAATATGCTTAACGGTCGGAGAGGTTGTACAAATAACTGCGGAATGTGCAGATTGGTATTACGGCCGCAGCAAGTTTAAGGGTACATGGggaatttttccaaaatcctACATACATATCCTGCAGAAATCTGCGAATACGGATAACTTAGTGCAGGAGATTACTAACGTCTTGCGAGAATGGGGGCATCATTGGAAACATTTGTATGTGGTATGTATAAAGTGTCTCGTCGTAGACAATTCCCATTCATTTCTGGAAATAGGGAGAGTATTATATATCTAACTTGATAATTCTGTATATATAGACACACTCCGAGCACTTCGAAACAATGCAGCAACAGATTCTGGATGCGATCGGATACAGAAGCAAGATTTTAAGCGGGACTTTAACGGTAGACGAGTTGAAGGACATGAAGAGATTGGCGACAGCAAAGATAGGCACTGGGAATCAACTGTTGGGCTTGGACATGGTGGTTCGAGACGAGCACGGAAATATTCTGAATCCCCTGGAGACAAGCACTATCCAATTGTATTACCATCACGAGACTGCTGCGGAAAGGATAAGAAAAGCGTGCAATGATACCAAGAAGAAGCCCTACAAGCCACAAGTACCTGTATATTCACATATCTTCTTCGTTAGTGTGAGaaattttgtatgtaaaatGGCAGAGGACGTAGAGCTGCTGTTGACTTTGTACGACGGCAGAGAGATGAAAGCTATCACGGAGAACTACGTGGTATCGTGGAGCAAAGAGGGACTCGCGAGGGACATTGATCAGCTGCACAATCTTAGAGTATTGTTCACGGATCTTGGTTCCAGAGATTTAATGAGGGACAAAGTTTATTTAGCCTGTTACGTAATTAGAATAGGCGGTATGGAAGCCAAAGAACCGGACCACCGTCGCTCGAGTGTTACACAAGCTAATCAAACCAAATCTAAGGGCGCGGAAAGTATGAGGCGACCGTTTGGTGTAGCCGCTATGGATATTACCTTATTCATTACCGGCAAGCTTGAAGGTGATGTTGAGCAACATCATTTTATACCTTTTATACAGTAAGTACGTGTTTAGAATGGATAATTTCGGCTTTATGACGTTCAACAGTATGACATTCGTGATTAAAGCATCAAGGAGGAGCATTATGATGGCTCTTACAAAATTGAAGTAGACTTGTTTTTGTCGGTTTCCTGTCTTTGTTTCAGATGTTGTGAGAAAGACAGTCTTGATGGCACATTACGTAGAATTATCGCGcagaaagaaacaaatatcCAGAAACACGTTAACGGCAATATTGCCAATGTCACAGGTGGACAAGGATTGTGGACTAGCTTAAAATTGCTGAGGGGCGATCCGAAACAAGTgagtcttaaaataaaattattctataaagTTATTCTATAATTGTGCTATAAATAGTGAATTAtattctgaaattattttgaatatttacgAAAAGGTACGTGATGAAAATCCACATTTGGTGCTCGGTAATGTTGCCATCGCGCGTAAAATGGGATTCCCAGAAGTTATTTTGCCGGGTGACGTACGTAATGATTTGTATCTGACGTTAATTAGCGGTGAATTCAGCAAAGGCTCCAAATCTACGGACAAAAATGTAGAAGTAACGGTGAGTAAGAatagaaattttcaaaaatttgtacTTTACGTATTCTTAGAAATATACGTACATgaatacttataatttttaacaggtCAAAGTATGTAATGAACATGGTATAGCGATCCCCGGAGTTATGACATTAGGTGGCGGCGCGTCTCCAATTGACGAGTATCGTAGCGTAATTTATTATCACGAAGACAAGCCTAGATGGTGCGAAACATTTAAGATCGCCATACCTATAGAAGAATTTAAGCAGGCCCACTTAAAGTTTACATTTAAGCATCGCAGTTCTAACGAAGCGAAAGATAAGTCTGAAAAGCCATTTGCTTTAAGTTACGTTCGATTAATGCAACGCAACGGCACGACTCTACAAGACATACAACACGAATTGTTGGTTTACAAGTTAGAGCAGAAGAAATACGACGAGAGCGATATATCCTACTTTAAATTGCCATCCACTCGTGGAGAATTggtatacttatttatttaatgaaaagataaaaaaaatttaattttttaaaaagattatgcattttattttaatttttctttatgtttgtGTTTTAGGCTGAATTAAACATGGAGAAAAAGCCAAGTTTAGGATCGCTAACATTAAGCAGTAAGGATAGTTTTTTGATAGCGACCAATATTTGCTCAACTAAATTAACCCAGAATGTAGACTTATTAGGTTTACTTAATTGGGCATCGCACAATACGGACTTAAAAGAATCTTTAGCTGCTTTAATGAAAGTTGACGGGGAGGAAATAGTGAAGTTTCTGCAGGTAAAATAAATCTgatttaacgaaaattaagaataaaaagtaatatttctataagggaaaattatattgaaattattacgTTCCAGGATGTTTTGGatgctttatttaatatcttaatgaGTAATTCAGACAGTGATGTTTACGATGACATGGTCTTTGAGTgccttttatatattatcggACTCGTATCCGATAGAAAGTACCAGCACTTCCAACCAgtattagatttatatatttctgagAGCTTCTCTGCAACTCTTgcatataagaaattaattgcgGTATTACGCAAGCGTATAGATAACGTCAACAACGGCGATGGACAGGAACGAGATTTATTGCTTAAGACAATGAAAAGTCTGCAATACTGCATGAGATTTATTGTCGAATCTCGTCTTTTATTTACTGagtacgttttatttttcattacaattcttttctcatacattatataatcgttaataaaacgttttataaaattgtctaaatacgacagtataataaatatggcTGTGAATATCTGTTCCAAAAAAAGAAGTATGCATGATTTTTAATGGacattcgtaatttatttttaaaggttAAATCAGGATGAAGAAGAATTCTCACAAACCTTAACTGATCTATTACGGTCTATCGTTAATCTCATGAGTCATGAAACAGATGGTACTCTCTTGGTTCAAGGCGCCTGTCTCAAGTACCTACCAACGACGATACCTCATTTATTAAGAGTTTATAGCGGCAAGCAATTAAGCACAATTTTAACAGATTTACTCGTGACTCTACCAACGGGTAGATTaactaaacaaaaaatgatGACGGTAAATGACATCGTCCACAGTccgctttttttaaatgtggaCTGTAGAGCGATTTTATTACCAAGAATTACTATACTTGTGAGAGACTTATTGGAGTCCAAGGAGGAGGTAAGACGTTAGCATAAAGTATGCTATTTTCTAATGCTATTCCCTAACTTACAGTTTATACGAAATGGAATGTTCATTACTTATCCATATCTCACAACAAACAATTTCAGTTCATACATTTATTCTCGCAATACTTCATGATGAATCCTAATTACATCTGCATATAACTGCATATCAAATTTGAtcatattcataaatttttacttacatttAATATCGTTCAGTGCGTCGTAAGATATCATTGTTCGTGCTTTCCGTGCAGCCTGTGATCTTTCCGCCACGCATCTTTCTATGAATTCTCTCTCTTAAACTTCTCTTTTTACAGAGGatgtctctttatttttatttcttaaattgtttGTGATagctacattttttattaaattctgccgctgattttttaatttcacattATAAGAAGAAATAGTTGTACATACATGTTATAAATTGTGATCTcagaaaattcaataataatgaagATTAGTAGtagaaaatacaaatgtattgAAAGACATCCTTTACTTATTCTTGATAAAGCATGTGAAAGGAATATGACTTGAAAGAGTTTGAAACTTGGAATGTAGCATGTGTTTGTCCAGTGATGTTATTGTAATAATGTTTGCCCTGCATTGTGCGATaagtttttacataaaattatttgatataaggtttacattatatatgacACGAAAAActctaaattattaaatacattactaaactattaaatacattattagatattatctaatctacttttttttaagtattacgaataattttctgctgatattgatattttattctgcGCTTAGTGATATACTGCGTCTTTTCTGCAGTTCTATATTTACATTGGTGTCGGGAAAATTTTTCAGTAATGTAGTCGTATACGTCTTTCGAAAAtggcattgtttttttttccaactaACAAGggttgtttcattttttttttgtacggtTTGGTTTTGGTTAATGGCGTTTAAAGGGTCTATCGAGTACGCCTGGAAAGAGCGTGGCGAAGGTAGCCAGGCTGCTCGGCGAAAATCGGCATCGGCTCAACCAACACCGCGGCTACTCCGAAGAGGTAATTTTTGTCATAAGTGCAGGAAATTGCAAAATCCCCTATGCAGATAAATAATGCGTTTTTCACGGCATCATGATTTTAAGACAATTTAACATAGAATCTTGATGTACTTTGCACTTATGTCTGTTGTGTtgcattacaatttttagCGTCGGTGATTCGCGTTAcgtgagttattttttttgtgtgaaTGCAGAGTGTATATCATATCATACACTAATTTAGATGtgtagattatatatgtatatttacgcaataatcttttttatttatttgtacattaTAGACGTAGATACGATTCATAAAGCAAGctactttttatatctttcttatgTTTCTACAGGTGGAATTATGCGTCAAGATATTGTCTGACATCCTGGAACTGACTTTTAGAAAAGACGTGGGTAGCACAGTTTCAGATGTCAAGGAGATAATGTTAACAGCCCTGCGTACTATTATACAGACAGTCATATCAATGGACAGAGAAAATCCCTTAGTTGGAAATTTAGTTTCAGTAATGTTGGCGATATTCAGGTATTTTTAAGAttctaaaaatgtaaaacaactGTAAAATATTGTGACAAGAATAGACTGAAACACATAtcttttcgttcttttttttttatctttttcagaCAAATGACACAACTCCATTACGAGGTGTATATCAATCATTTTGGAACAAAAATCGATTTGCTTGACTTTCTTATGGAGATACTGTTAGTCTTTAAAGATCTGGTATCTAGAAGCGTATTTCCAGGGGACTGGTGTGAAATGATTATGCTccaaaataacattattttgaattctttACGGTATTTCTCGGCTACAATTagagattattttttcacCGAGTTTGAACATCAAGCATGGTCAAATTTCTTTCATTGCGCTATCGCATTCTTAACTCAACCTGCCCTACAATTGGAGACATTTACGTCAACGAAACGAAATCGAATTATTAAGCGTTATAAAGATATGCGCAGGTACGTCTctcttatgtaatataataattatacagaatTACTTTTAACATCGAgacaacaaaaaattcttaatcgATACATTCtaggtataattatatttactagaTATTATGTAgctaaataaagtaaaattaatttaaataaataggaaGTGTGCCAATATaagtgaaattaatattattcgctTTTTTCCTTACATTACAGAGCAACTGTGTTTGAAATCAGATCTATGTGGTTCAACTTGGGCCAACACAAAATACTGTTTGTGCCCAGTTTAGTTGGTGCCATCCTCGAAATGGCATTAATACCTGATACCGAATTAAGAAAAGCTACTATACCTATTTTTTTCGACATGATGCAATGCGAGTACTACAGTTCACGTATAGTGGAAGGATATGGGGATACTAAGCGCGATCCTGCTCATATCAAAGCTAATTTTATGGAATATGAAAACGAAATGATTGCAAAATTGGATATTCTGGTATagtgttttatatacataatttttaatactgaAACAAGAAATagtcttaattaaaatttactttgctAATTACATTGATGAAAAGTTGTTTTATCAGAGATTTGTTTTAACAGGTCGAAGGAGGCAGAGGCGATGAACAGTTTCGTACACTTTGGACTGACGTTATGGGTTCTTTATGCGAGAAACATTCTACAATGCGAGAACAAGGCTTGCGTTTCGTAGACACTATAGCTAGACTCATGGAACGCTTATTGCAATATCGCGATATTATTCATGCAGAATCCCAAGAACATCGTATGCTTTGCACtgtaaatttattagaattctATTCTGAGATTAATAGAAAGGAAATGTATATCAggtaaatgtataaaaaaatatattataattcaaacgTTTTAATTGTGTATCTTCTAAGTCTGATTAAATCAATGCGATTTTAGcttggattttttaaatctgaatattccataaatacttaatacaaataataaatgtatattaaaatgtattaaatgacTTTCTTTATACAGATATGTGAATAAGCTGTGTGAATTACACCTAGAATGCGATAATTATACAGAAGCAGCTTATTCTTTAAAGCTCCACAGCCAATTATTAGCATGGAGTGATCAACCTTTGTCACCTTTGTTAATATCACACAGGTAATACTACCAACCAGAATTAAATagatagtttatatataataagcttgtggtaatattaaattactgtattatttttctagaTATCCGTTATGTCAAACACACCGTGAGTTGAAAGAAGCATTGTACAatgatattattgattattttgataaaggAAGAATGTGGGAATGCGCCCTTGCCGTTTGCAAGGAACTAGTCTCACAATATGAGGAAGAAACATTTGATTATTTGCAACTGTCCGTACTATTAAGACGGATGGCAAAGTTTTATGACTGTATAATAAAACAGTTAAGGCCTGAACCAGAATATTTCAGAGTCGCATATTACGGCAGAGGGCACCCTGCCTTCCTTCAAAACAAGGTACGTTCATgtgtttaatatatctttgatCTTATTTCATCCGtttttctattctttattcaacgaaataatatatttgtgataCAGGTATTTGTTTATCGAGGAAAGGAATACGAAAGACTTAGTGATTTTTGCACAAGAACACTGAATCAGTTACCGAATGCAGAGCAAATGAATAAGTTGTCTCCGCCCACCACAGAGATGCTAGAATCATATCATCAATATGTACAAATCAACAAGGTAGAGCCACTGATGGATGAAAAGAGGCATCGCCTAAGTGGTAAACCAGTTACTGCAGAAGCAGTTTTAAGGTGCGTATTGTACGTTACATTGAATACAGCTTACGTaagattttatcaattttctatTGTATTTCTGTGTGATTATCATTGTCTTTGTGTTCTAGATATCATCGTGTGAACGATGTGCAGCGCTTTAGATTTTCAAGACCTGCTCCGAGAAAGGAAATCATTCCGACAAATAGCGAtaaggaaaaggaaataaatactAGCACCAACAATAGCAATGAGTTTGCCTCGTTATGGTTGGAAAGAACAGTACTTGTTACAAGCTACCCGTTGCCAGGAATACTTCGATGGTTCCCTGTGACGTCTAGCGAGACATATTTAGTCAGTCCCTTGAGGAATGCGATTGAAACTATGGAAGCTACAAACACAGCATTGAGGGATCTCATTATTGCCAACAGGTTTGCatgatatcttaattttattgttcgaAACGAGTTATAATCTCTTATTGCAACAACTTCATACTTTTCAACTTAAAACTTTTAActctttaattaatcatttaaaaaccAAGGCTTATATGGGTTAAACTTTGAGATCGAATATGAGACCTGTCATCTATGAGTTATTCCTATCACCGAATCACACACACGTCACtctatctttttataatttatgatgaATATaacgtagaaataaaattgatttacttGTTTATTATATGTCTATTATTATTCACAATATAATCTTTCGTGTAACTATTTTGCAGGAGTGATCCCAGTCTTCCATTAAATCCTTTGAGCATGAAATTAAATGGCATATTGGATCCTGCTGTTATGGGTGGAATCGATAACTATGAAAAGGCCTTCCTCAACGCAGAGTACAGAGATAGTCATCCGGAAGAGAGTTCGGATCTTCTCAAGTTAGAAGGGCTTATTGCAGAGCAAATCCCTCTACTCAGCCTAGGTCTACAGTTACATAAAGTACGAGCACCCACCGAATTGGCGCCGTTTCATCAACGTTTAGAGCAATGTTTCATGTCAATGCGTACTCAAGTAGAAGCTAAATATGGAAAAAGGGTAAGGCTTCTAACCGTTCAAGTCAGTatctattgaaataatatcaaGTAAATACACGCATTAGATTTCTAAATCCacataatttattctataacACAGACCTGCGACTTGCAAATTGAAAGCCTAACGCAAACCGTAACAATGCGGAGACCACCAATTTCGAGAGGAGATAATCACTGCCTGTCCGAgtcaaatatgaataattcaGAGTAAGCTTTCCTGTCCATTCTTGCAGAGCATGTTTactattttaacttttaataagtttatataatcGTAACTAACACAGATATAACTATTGCATAGCATGCTATTGCTATATCACGATCATCATTATTGAAATAAggcaacattttaaaaaaggtgTTAACTGCTCTTAAAAAGCGACATTAAATTCAATTGTTTTTaacattatctttatttctgttaaatgataaaataacgcGACTATCTTGCGAGACTTATTCCTCAATATTATAAGCAAAAACTATATACTGgttgtgtatattatacagaATGTCCAAGATCGAACATTGTTGATCTGGAATATcctgtataaataataaaatagttaaacAGCTACTTTGTAATTACCCCGTTCAGCTATGCAACTCACTACAGGGTATCCTCACTTACAAGATCCCAAGTTGCAACGTTCAAGTCGCTTACATCGTTCAATTTTAACAACAGCACACCTCCAAGTAATGCTCAAAGCGTCAATTTGTCAAGGTAAAGTCATCATATCAGTGTTTAACTTAACTTCAGCACTAACTAAAAGTTAAAGCATTTCTTTTCGTAGATGAATTAGATGTAGTGCAATTAATCCTAatcatgtaatattaaaattaaagcaaCAAGATATTTATGTTTTCTATACTTggatttgatataaaatatgtaaatatttaatttgtaattaataattatttgtagaTGCAcggatttatttataaaaattacatatttattataaaagttacgTTCTGCACTTATAGAAGATGAATAATGCCGTTTAGAATACGTGATAGAAAAGAATGCAATATGATTTCAGGAATATTGCTGTTGGACCTGATAAACTCTCACATAATACCTTATTATCCTTTCTTCGCACATAGTACTCCTACATATGTTTCTttcacattttacattttttaatgaaagcgTCACACAAtgcttaatattttgcttgttttaattttgttaatttttatgcaatatagtaaataaatattaatgcataTCCTAGCACACATATTACACTAATTTGCACTAATCTAGTTTATGTTACTTTAACACATGTTTCGAGGATAGGTATCATtcataaagttattatttgtAGTAaccaattataaatattagcaatttttttaaaataaatttaaaattaagattttacaCCCCAAAAGCTCATGATAGGACAATAAAAGCTGTTTTGAATGCCACATTCTTTTACCCCACATTCTTAtcatataaatacttaattctaCATGTATGCAAAAAGTACATTATTTGTTTCGTTATGATTATaagcatttttatatctcttatatttgTTTACTTTGCTTTCTATCTGCATGGTCTTGTTTTGCATTTTTCACTATATCGTCATAAATATCCCTGGAATATATATCTCCTTCAACTGGCAATCTCTACTAAAACTTCCTAAGTCTACAATAACTGCGataggtaattaaaaacatgcaCTTGTGTTACGAGACTATTGCAAATCTCGAATGACACTGCGATTATTATTAGATGTTTCTCTTACCACGCTGACTCCCTCAacatataataagtaaaatacaaGTGTACACACAGTgtgtggaaaattttattttaacaatgattacaaataattttaatttatcctaTGAAATTTTCAATCGCTTATTATGAGTTGCACATCGTTCAATCGCTAGTAGTTGAtctcttatcttttttatctatCCAGctaaaagttttcttttttaattgatagagACATCTTTAATCGCggatatttttaatctgtaGAAACAACTCCATGCGTTCGCACATCTTGTCAACGGCCTCTTTGCAAAAGGCATTGGGAAATCCAAGTCCAGGAACGTACAAAAAGAAGGATTCAAAGCGTAGAAGCTCGCGAAAGAGTGATTCCGCCACAGTGACAAAAACCGATCAACCGACCAGCCAGTGGTATACCACAACCGAAATATCCCACAGCTCAATTCAGGCAACATCGTCTGTTACGTCGTTAATATCTAATTTACATTCAACACATGTATTTGAGCTTCGACAAGAGGTAAAGACTTTATGAACTTATTATTGCCTTGTTGCACGCGactttaaagtaaatataattagaacgCGCTTCTTCGCACACAGCTCACACCAAAACGTCCCCTGAGATCGGAAgcggagaaagaaaggagaatgAGTAATCGTTGGTCCGGCCAATCTCACTATCTAAGGAACATCAACAACGGACTGGAATCAAGCGGTTTAGGGAAGGGAAATAGAGATAGCGTCGGCACAACTGACAGTACAGCATCCGAGGACGACCCGCCACCTCCTCTACCGATTAAAATGCGCGAAGCCGATTATTGTAATCTTCCAGAGGAGCTGTCTAATAATCGGTGTGCGGCTACTTTGAATAATCTCAACAAGTCTTCGGGACAGTTGAAGAACAAGTTGCCGACACCTACCGACGACGATGTAGACAGTCATTCTAAACCGCCCACACCTCCACCGAAACCGAAAAGACCGATTcacaatttgaataaaaacacGCTTGCCTCTAACGACGTCGAAAACTCACCTGTCGAGGATTCGTCGACTGCATAATGTAACGTATAAAACTCTGCAGACGCCTCACGTTGTCCACCTTGCCGAATGTTGTGAACAAAAAGCGTCCATCCACGTTTGCAAAAGCGTTCTCCATTGATTTTTGTATCGTTGATCTTTAGAAGAGTTACCATTCATTAGTGTTAGttctaatatatttctttgtgccTTTCTTTCGCGGTTTAGGATAAGCGAATAAGTATACGCtgatataaaacaaaattcttaCCAAGTGTACTCTGTGCAACAGAAGGTATTGCTTTATCTATACTGAACGAGCAATGTTATTGACAAGGAAATCCAAAATTTAATATGGATTTAAaacacaatattttacaactgATAGCGCACATATGTGACAAGGACTATAACGCCGTCATAATCTGATACTACAgcaatttatcatatttctattcttatatatatatatatatagcgaaACTTTGTGCTATATTCAGGaaaattcaagatttttataatattatcggtaaaaaagatattaaagtgAAGAGATCTTGTGTTTATGTAAGGatgaaaattgtgaaattcGCTTTTAACAATCAGTCACTCTAAATAAGCACATTATCGAACATTTTAATATCGCTTCATTGCAATTCACAATGCTTGCTGTA
Proteins encoded:
- the Mbc gene encoding dedicator of cytokinesis protein 1 isoform X7, which gives rise to MTMTWKRIEEHSGIAIHNFAHPIPYAICLTVGEVVQITAECADWYYGRSKFKGTWGIFPKSYIHILQKSANTDNLVQEITNVLREWGHHWKHLYVTHSEHFETMQQQILDAIGYRSKILSGTLTVDELKDMKRLATAKIGTGNQLLGLDMVVRDEHGNILNPLETSTIQLYYHHETAAERIRKACNDTKKKPYKPQVPVYSHIFFVSVRNFVCKMAEDVELLLTLYDGREMKAITENYVVSWSKEGLARDIDQLHNLRVLFTDLGSRDLMRDKVYLACYVIRIGGMEAKEPDHRRSSVTQANQTKSKGAESMRRPFGVAAMDITLFITGKLEGDVEQHHFIPFIQCCEKDSLDGTLRRIIAQKETNIQKHVNGNIANVTGGQGLWTSLKLLRGDPKQVRDENPHLVLGNVAIARKMGFPEVILPGDVRNDLYLTLISGEFSKGSKSTDKNVEVTVKVCNEHGIAIPGVMTLGGGASPIDEYRSVIYYHEDKPRWCETFKIAIPIEEFKQAHLKFTFKHRSSNEAKDKSEKPFALSYVRLMQRNGTTLQDIQHELLVYKLEQKKYDESDISYFKLPSTRGELAELNMEKKPSLGSLTLSSKDSFLIATNICSTKLTQNVDLLGLLNWASHNTDLKESLAALMKVDGEEIVKFLQDVLDALFNILMSNSDSDVYDDMVFECLLYIIGLVSDRKYQHFQPVLDLYISESFSATLAYKKLIAVLRKRIDNVNNGDGQERDLLLKTMKSLQYCMRFIVESRLLFTELNQDEEEFSQTLTDLLRSIVNLMSHETDGTLLVQGACLKYLPTTIPHLLRVYSGKQLSTILTDLLVTLPTGRLTKQKMMTVNDIVHSPLFLNVDCRAILLPRITILVRDLLESKEEVELCVKILSDILELTFRKDVGSTVSDVKEIMLTALRTIIQTVISMDRENPLVGNLVSVMLAIFRQMTQLHYEVYINHFGTKIDLLDFLMEILLVFKDLVSRSVFPGDWCEMIMLQNNIILNSLRYFSATIRDYFFTEFEHQAWSNFFHCAIAFLTQPALQLETFTSTKRNRIIKRYKDMRRATVFEIRSMWFNLGQHKILFVPSLVGAILEMALIPDTELRKATIPIFFDMMQCEYYSSRIVEGYGDTKRDPAHIKANFMEYENEMIAKLDILVEGGRGDEQFRTLWTDVMGSLCEKHSTMREQGLRFVDTIARLMERLLQYRDIIHAESQEHRMLCTVNLLEFYSEINRKEMYIRYVNKLCELHLECDNYTEAAYSLKLHSQLLAWSDQPLSPLLISHRYPLCQTHRELKEALYNDIIDYFDKGRMWECALAVCKELVSQYEEETFDYLQLSVLLRRMAKFYDCIIKQLRPEPEYFRVAYYGRGHPAFLQNKVFVYRGKEYERLSDFCTRTLNQLPNAEQMNKLSPPTTEMLESYHQYVQINKVEPLMDEKRHRLSGKPVTAEAVLRCVLYHRVNDVQRFRFSRPAPRKEIIPTNSDKEKEINTSTNNSNEFASLWLERTVLVTSYPLPGILRWFPVTSSETYLVSPLRNAIETMEATNTALRDLIIANRSDPSLPLNPLSMKLNGILDPAVMGGIDNYEKAFLNAEYRDSHPEESSDLLKLEGLIAEQIPLLSLGLQLHKVRAPTELAPFHQRLEQCFMSMRTQVEAKYGKRTCDLQIESLTQTVTMRRPPISRGDNHCLSESNMNNSDYATHYRVSSLTRSQVATFKSLTSFNFNNSTPPSNAQSVNLSRNNSMRSHILSTASLQKALGNPSPGTYKKKDSKRRSSRKSDSATVTKTDQPTSQWYTTTEISHSSIQATSSVTSLISNLHSTHVFELRQELTPKRPLRSEAEKERRMSNRWSGQSHYLRNINNGLESSGLGKGNRDSVGTTDSTASEDDPPPPLPIKMREADYCNLPEELSNNRCAATLNNLNKSSGQLKNKLPTPTDDDVDSHSKPPTPPPKPKRPIHNLNKNTLASNDVENSPVEDSSTA